A single region of the Candidatus Paceibacterota bacterium genome encodes:
- a CDS encoding type II toxin-antitoxin system RelE/ParE family toxin, with amino-acid sequence MEFVETPTFTRLIGKLMDDDEYAKLQLALALRPDWGKVIPGGGGLRKLRWAGSGRGKRGGLRVIYYWQTADDQIWLLVAYPKSERDDLSHDEIKQLRRLVVEFEL; translated from the coding sequence GTGGAATTTGTTGAGACGCCTACGTTCACGCGGTTGATCGGGAAACTGATGGATGACGACGAGTATGCAAAGTTGCAGCTCGCGCTGGCACTGCGTCCTGACTGGGGCAAAGTCATTCCAGGCGGCGGGGGCCTGCGCAAGTTGCGTTGGGCGGGCAGTGGACGTGGCAAGCGCGGCGGGCTGCGAGTCATTTATTACTGGCAGACCGCTGACGATCAAATTTGGCTCCTCGTGGCCTATCCGAAAAGCGAGCGTGACGACTTGTCGCACGATGAAATCAAGCAACTGAGAAGATTGGTTGTGGAGTTTGAGTTATGA
- the nadS gene encoding NadS family protein, whose amino-acid sequence MKKELFEELKQSLREANLIKRGQLKPGRVFHVNPASNVVRVRGKLGLSQSKFAAILGISADTLQNWEQGRRMPTGPAKVLLKIAARHPEVLLEVA is encoded by the coding sequence ATGAAAAAGGAACTTTTTGAAGAGTTGAAGCAGAGCCTGCGCGAGGCAAATCTGATCAAGCGCGGACAGTTGAAGCCCGGCCGGGTGTTTCACGTGAACCCGGCGTCCAACGTTGTGCGCGTTCGTGGGAAGCTGGGTTTGTCGCAGTCGAAGTTTGCGGCGATCTTAGGCATCAGCGCCGACACGTTACAGAATTGGGAGCAGGGGCGTCGGATGCCGACCGGGCCGGCGAAGGTGTTGCTGAAGATTGCCGCGCGACATCCCGAGGTTTTGTTGGAAGTCGCGTAA
- a CDS encoding L-fucose isomerase, protein MKISALADQSFPKVGIRPTIDGRRKGVRESLEKQVMSMAHVAAKSISQNLRYPNGQAVGCVIADTCIGGVAEAAACGEKFRRENVGVSLTVTPCWCYGSETMDMDPLIPKAVWGFNGTERPGAVYLAAVLAGHNQKGLPAFGIYGRDVQDRGDSTVPADVQRKILAFARAGLATAIMKGKSYLSLGGVSMGIAGSIVDQNFFEEYLGIRVEAVDMTEIVRRIEERIYDVAEFERALAWVKEKCKSGKDYNPPGSRRNTEAKTKDWQTVVKMTMIVRDLMLGNPQLAKLGFGEEALGHNAIVGGFQGQRHWTDHFPNGDFTEAILNSSFDWNGIRPPVILATENDSLNGACMLFGYLLTNTAQIFADVRTYWSPEAVKRVTGHRLTGQAAGGLIHLINSGAATLDGTGQQRRNGRPALKPFWEISPDEVERCLKATTWPSAILEYFRGGGFSSCYLSKGGMPLTMSRISLVKGLGPVLQLVEGWSVEVPARVHALLNERTNPTWPTTWFVPRLSGSGTFADAYNVMNNWSANHGAISYGHIGADLIALASTLRIPVAMHNVQEKDVFRPSAWGLFGAQDSQGADFRACQNFGALYG, encoded by the coding sequence ATGAAGATCAGCGCGTTAGCAGATCAATCGTTTCCCAAAGTTGGCATTCGTCCCACGATCGATGGCCGCCGCAAGGGCGTGCGCGAGTCGCTCGAAAAGCAGGTGATGAGCATGGCCCACGTCGCGGCCAAGTCTATTTCCCAGAACCTTCGGTATCCGAATGGGCAGGCGGTGGGATGTGTCATCGCTGACACGTGTATCGGAGGGGTGGCGGAGGCGGCCGCTTGCGGCGAGAAATTCCGGCGGGAAAACGTTGGCGTTTCCCTGACGGTGACTCCCTGTTGGTGCTACGGGAGCGAGACGATGGACATGGACCCGCTCATACCTAAAGCCGTGTGGGGGTTCAACGGCACGGAACGACCGGGCGCTGTTTACCTCGCGGCCGTGCTGGCGGGGCACAACCAGAAAGGGCTGCCGGCGTTCGGCATCTACGGCCGCGATGTGCAGGACAGGGGCGACTCCACGGTGCCGGCGGACGTCCAGCGCAAGATATTAGCGTTTGCCCGTGCCGGCTTGGCCACCGCTATCATGAAAGGCAAGTCTTACCTCTCCCTGGGTGGTGTTTCCATGGGGATTGCCGGGTCCATTGTGGACCAGAACTTTTTCGAGGAATACCTGGGCATCCGCGTCGAGGCGGTTGATATGACCGAGATCGTACGACGAATCGAAGAGCGGATTTACGACGTCGCTGAATTCGAGCGGGCGCTGGCGTGGGTAAAAGAGAAGTGCAAGTCGGGCAAGGACTACAATCCTCCGGGCTCTCGCCGAAATACGGAGGCAAAGACCAAGGATTGGCAGACGGTGGTGAAGATGACGATGATCGTGCGCGACCTGATGCTGGGCAATCCGCAACTGGCGAAGCTGGGCTTCGGCGAGGAGGCGCTCGGGCACAATGCGATCGTCGGGGGATTCCAGGGGCAGCGGCACTGGACCGATCACTTCCCCAACGGCGATTTCACCGAGGCGATCCTCAACTCGTCCTTCGACTGGAACGGCATCCGCCCGCCAGTGATTCTGGCAACGGAGAACGACAGCCTCAACGGCGCCTGCATGCTCTTTGGATATTTGCTGACCAACACGGCACAAATTTTCGCCGATGTTCGGACCTATTGGAGTCCGGAAGCCGTGAAGCGGGTTACCGGGCACAGGCTTACTGGGCAGGCTGCGGGAGGATTGATTCACCTGATCAACTCCGGCGCCGCCACGCTGGACGGGACCGGCCAGCAGCGACGCAACGGCCGGCCAGCGCTCAAACCCTTCTGGGAAATCTCACCTGATGAGGTTGAGAGATGCCTGAAGGCAACGACCTGGCCCTCGGCGATTCTGGAGTACTTCCGCGGCGGCGGGTTCTCTTCCTGCTACCTCTCGAAGGGCGGCATGCCGCTGACCATGAGCCGCATCAGCTTGGTGAAAGGTCTCGGCCCGGTGCTGCAATTAGTCGAAGGCTGGTCGGTGGAGGTTCCGGCCAGGGTTCACGCTCTGCTCAATGAGCGGACGAACCCGACCTGGCCGACGACGTGGTTTGTGCCGCGGCTCAGCGGGTCGGGCACCTTCGCGGACGCTTACAATGTGATGAACAACTGGAGCGCCAACCATGGCGCCATCAGCTACGGCCACATTGGCGCGGACCTGATTGCGCTCGCTTCGACTCTGCGGATTCCAGTGGCGATGCACAACGTTCAGGAGAAGGACGTGTTCCGGCCCAGCGCGTGGGGGTTGTTTGGCGCCCAGGACTCCCAAGGCGCGGACTTCCGGGCCTGCCAGAACTTCGGCGCGCTCTACGGGTGA
- a CDS encoding AraC family transcriptional regulator gives MLSITSKRPLRLRPAQPRYFSRQISEAQRFFLHLNPAPGPGIRVVSGGCEHCRPDYTIRRHAFPFTTVEFVAGGAGELWLAGREYVLSPGIAFLYGRNTPHRISSDPGNPLVKYFVAFGGKHADALMHECQLAPGKVLRVSEPQQIQRVFDDLIRHGWSDHSNRARMCSVALQYLLMKIGDLALPCGSTIRGAFATYCKCRRYIEQHYAHIQSARDAAIACHVDLSYLCRLFQRFGRERPTRYLRHLRLNRAAELLHAGCPIKEVAAELGFTDSFSFSRAFRRTFGLPPGRFQASAS, from the coding sequence ATGCTCTCAATCACCTCCAAGCGTCCCCTGCGCCTCAGGCCAGCACAGCCACGGTATTTCAGCAGGCAAATATCCGAAGCGCAGCGCTTTTTCCTTCACCTGAATCCCGCGCCCGGGCCGGGCATCAGGGTGGTGAGCGGCGGCTGTGAACACTGCCGCCCCGACTACACGATACGCCGCCACGCCTTCCCGTTTACAACAGTAGAGTTTGTCGCTGGAGGCGCAGGAGAGCTTTGGCTGGCAGGCCGTGAGTACGTCCTCTCACCGGGAATTGCTTTCCTCTACGGCCGGAACACCCCTCATCGCATCTCCTCCGATCCAGGCAACCCGCTCGTGAAGTACTTCGTCGCGTTCGGCGGAAAGCACGCGGATGCACTGATGCACGAGTGCCAGCTCGCCCCCGGCAAGGTCCTTCGCGTCTCCGAGCCGCAGCAGATCCAGCGCGTCTTTGATGACCTGATTCGGCATGGATGGAGCGACCACTCAAACCGGGCCCGGATGTGCAGTGTGGCGCTACAGTACCTCCTGATGAAGATTGGCGACTTGGCGCTGCCATGCGGAAGCACGATCCGCGGGGCTTTCGCCACTTACTGCAAATGCCGCCGCTACATCGAGCAACACTATGCCCACATCCAAAGCGCCCGGGATGCGGCCATAGCATGCCACGTCGACCTGTCGTATCTGTGCCGGTTATTTCAGCGGTTCGGGCGTGAACGTCCAACCCGCTACCTTCGGCATTTGCGGCTTAATCGAGCCGCGGAGCTGCTTCACGCCGGGTGCCCCATAAAGGAGGTAGCTGCCGAATTGGGCTTCACCGATTCCTTCAGCTTCTCCCGCGCATTTCGGCGCACCTTTGGGCTTCCGCCCGGCCGGTTTCAGGCCAGCGCAAGCTGA